Proteins from a genomic interval of Mesobacillus sp. S13:
- the yiaA gene encoding inner membrane protein YiaA: MSNEHEVSLDKAVERKPKVKVERKEGEPTSAFKGASWGALLIGVSAYLIGLFNATMELNEKGYYFAVLVFGLYAAVSLQKAVRDKEEDIPVTNIYYGISWFALIVSISLMAIGLYNAGSIILSEKGFYAMSFVLSIFAAITVQKNIRDTQRAKERD, from the coding sequence ATGTCTAATGAGCATGAGGTGTCTTTGGATAAAGCGGTTGAAAGAAAGCCGAAGGTAAAAGTGGAGAGGAAAGAAGGAGAACCTACCTCGGCATTTAAAGGGGCTTCCTGGGGAGCTCTGTTAATTGGTGTTTCAGCTTATTTGATTGGTTTATTCAATGCAACGATGGAACTGAACGAAAAAGGCTATTATTTTGCCGTATTGGTGTTCGGTCTTTATGCAGCGGTATCTCTGCAAAAGGCAGTGAGAGATAAGGAAGAGGACATCCCCGTTACGAATATTTACTACGGAATCAGCTGGTTTGCGTTGATCGTCTCTATTTCTTTAATGGCAATCGGATTGTACAATGCAGGAAGCATTATTTTGAGCGAGAAAGGCTTCTATGCAATGTCCTTTGTCCTTAGTATTTTTGCTGCCATTACGGTCCAGAAGAATATCAGGGATACACAGCGAGCGAAAGAAAGAGATTGA
- a CDS encoding S41 family peptidase — protein sequence MDHLSLKSEFHHFVIRSMDLLRANYVFPEVAEAICGHLENRMKDGYYFDAETYEEFKKLFEHDIQSINGDNHLHIWLQGEGNDESEEMMEEYKRVAEKNNFGFHKVERLAGNIGYIDLRVFYDMVTVPEASETAISAMNFVAHSDALIIDLRKNIGGSAFMVALIASYLLKEPTHIESFYNRSDDKTSQVWTQPYVPGKLFLEKPVFILTSMKTFSAGELFAYALKHLGRATIIGESTGGGAQPGNYHQVTPKLRLFIPSGRSISPFTGDNWEGQGVLPDYETTAEEALHIAHGKALDILKEKYEGQKEYQFLFED from the coding sequence GTGGATCATTTGAGTTTGAAGAGCGAGTTCCATCACTTTGTCATCAGGAGTATGGACTTGTTGAGGGCGAATTATGTGTTTCCTGAGGTAGCGGAAGCGATTTGTGGCCATTTGGAGAACCGGATGAAGGATGGCTATTATTTTGATGCTGAGACCTATGAGGAATTCAAGAAGTTGTTTGAACATGACATTCAGTCTATCAATGGTGATAACCATCTGCACATTTGGCTTCAAGGTGAGGGTAATGATGAATCTGAGGAGATGATGGAAGAGTATAAGCGGGTAGCTGAGAAGAATAACTTTGGCTTCCATAAGGTAGAGCGGCTGGCTGGAAATATCGGCTATATTGATTTGAGGGTTTTTTACGATATGGTTACTGTGCCGGAGGCTTCTGAGACAGCTATTTCTGCGATGAACTTTGTCGCTCATAGTGATGCCCTGATCATCGATTTGCGAAAAAATATTGGAGGCAGTGCCTTTATGGTTGCACTGATTGCCTCTTATCTTTTAAAAGAGCCTACCCATATCGAGAGCTTTTACAATCGGAGCGATGATAAGACGTCCCAGGTTTGGACACAGCCATATGTACCAGGGAAGCTTTTCCTCGAAAAACCGGTATTCATCTTGACGAGTATGAAGACATTTTCAGCGGGAGAATTGTTTGCATACGCACTCAAACACTTAGGAAGGGCGACCATCATCGGGGAAAGCACTGGCGGAGGGGCACAGCCAGGCAACTATCACCAAGTTACGCCAAAACTGCGCTTGTTCATTCCCTCTGGGAGATCGATCAGCCCGTTCACAGGCGACAATTGGGAAGGACAAGGCGTTCTGCCAGATTATGAGACAACAGCAGAAGAAGCACTCCATATCGCTCACGGAAAGGCACTGGATATATTAAAAGAGAAATATGAGGGGCAGAAAGAGTATCAGTTCTTATTTGAAGATTAG
- a CDS encoding DNA alkylation repair protein gives MNKYVEALYEEALKHRNSAEAVRLSKYMRNQFDYIGLRAPQMQEVFKQHVKTYGLPAKEDLHEVITSLWELDEREMQISGAYLLDLMKKQFTEENLRLLEYIITTKPWWDTVDHIAKKHFGYYLEKFPQQRQPIIDRWIASDNIWLIRSCILFQLGYKERTDVAMLEDIISRTCHTKEFFINKAIGWALREYAKQDPEKVIEMTNRLPLSNLSKREALKHIGKK, from the coding sequence ATGAATAAGTACGTTGAAGCACTATATGAGGAAGCATTAAAACACCGGAATAGCGCGGAAGCAGTCAGGCTTTCCAAATACATGAGGAATCAATTTGACTATATTGGTTTGAGAGCTCCGCAGATGCAGGAAGTTTTCAAACAGCATGTGAAGACTTATGGCCTGCCTGCAAAGGAAGACTTGCATGAGGTCATTACTTCCCTCTGGGAGCTGGACGAACGCGAAATGCAGATAAGCGGGGCGTACCTGTTAGATTTAATGAAAAAGCAGTTCACCGAAGAGAATCTCCGGCTTCTTGAATACATCATCACGACCAAGCCGTGGTGGGACACGGTCGACCATATCGCGAAAAAGCATTTCGGTTATTATCTTGAAAAATTCCCGCAGCAACGGCAGCCTATTATCGACAGATGGATCGCCTCGGATAACATCTGGCTGATCCGTTCCTGCATCTTATTCCAATTAGGCTACAAAGAAAGAACCGACGTGGCCATGCTCGAGGATATTATCTCAAGAACCTGCCATACGAAGGAATTTTTCATCAATAAGGCCATTGGCTGGGCACTGAGAGAATACGCAAAGCAAGACCCTGAGAAAGTCATCGAAATGACGAACAGGCTTCCTCTTTCGAACTTAAGCAAAAGGGAAGCCTTGAAGCATATCGGCAAGAAGTGA
- a CDS encoding serine hydrolase domain-containing protein translates to MNTLEKAIQEAQSKVDFSGTALAQDENGEAATASFGYASRADGLKNNLGTRYGIASGCKLFTAIAICQLVEQGKLTFDTRLKDCLDLEFANFSDEITIHHLLTHTSGVPDYFDEDVMDDFEELWITRPMYHIRSLKDFLPMFRNEQMKFTPGEKFHYNNAGYILLGLIVEQSSGMEFTAYVEEYIFKKAGMTESGYFSFDALPSNTALGYIDLPDESWKTNIYSLPVKGGSDGGAYVTVEDMSKLWKALLGELLLKDETLTKLLTPQVQVNDTGYYGYGVWIKKQDDDIFKYHVMGYDPGVSFHSAYYPAAQTIATVCSNKSSGAYEIMETIEETLQVKA, encoded by the coding sequence ATGAATACCTTAGAAAAAGCCATTCAGGAGGCCCAGTCCAAGGTTGATTTTTCAGGAACAGCCTTGGCCCAGGATGAGAACGGAGAAGCTGCAACTGCTAGCTTTGGCTATGCTAGTCGTGCCGATGGTTTAAAAAACAACCTGGGAACTCGTTACGGAATCGCATCGGGCTGCAAGCTTTTCACAGCGATTGCGATTTGCCAGCTGGTGGAGCAAGGAAAGCTTACTTTCGATACTAGACTGAAAGATTGCCTTGATCTAGAGTTTGCTAATTTCAGTGACGAAATCACGATCCATCATTTACTGACGCATACGTCCGGTGTGCCTGATTATTTTGATGAGGATGTCATGGATGATTTTGAGGAGCTTTGGATTACGAGGCCGATGTATCATATCCGGAGCCTAAAAGATTTTTTGCCTATGTTCCGGAATGAGCAAATGAAGTTCACTCCTGGGGAAAAATTTCATTACAATAACGCAGGCTATATTTTGCTGGGCCTCATTGTCGAGCAGAGCTCCGGGATGGAATTCACCGCCTATGTAGAGGAATATATTTTTAAAAAAGCAGGAATGACGGAGTCTGGTTACTTCTCCTTTGACGCCCTTCCTTCAAATACCGCTTTGGGCTATATCGACTTGCCTGATGAAAGCTGGAAAACCAATATCTATTCACTTCCGGTAAAAGGCGGTTCTGACGGAGGCGCTTACGTCACGGTTGAGGATATGAGCAAACTGTGGAAGGCGCTTCTTGGCGAGCTTTTACTAAAAGATGAGACCTTGACCAAACTACTGACTCCTCAAGTACAGGTAAATGATACAGGCTATTATGGATACGGAGTCTGGATTAAGAAGCAGGACGATGACATTTTCAAATATCATGTCATGGGCTATGACCCAGGAGTCAGCTTCCATTCCGCCTACTATCCAGCTGCCCAAACCATTGCAACAGTATGCTCCAATAAATCAAGCGGTGCTTACGAAATCATGGAGACAATTGAAGAGACATTACAGGTTAAGGCTTAA
- a CDS encoding GNAT family N-acetyltransferase, which yields MSLSKSSEIKLRDMKVPEDYEQLTSLLNMIDPGSTTAQSIEEEDRQIPTVSNLKMNEDGLLAGFGRTRVVAEDDKGQIIGYGASFRAPWVEPGNLGSVFCVHPDFRRKGIGGKILAHLENWANEHHASVLSSIVMDWIDDSLPFVQNRGFVVDAHIFDLELDLNQFNNAKYGDTVEQVIQSGIQLTTLADLTRVETETELYELCVETAKDNPGQYSSLPPFEQWRKEFLPEANSRKEWVFLAIDGDRLIGVSQLFSTEDEGVLYTNYTGILKEYRGRGIAKALKLRSIEAAMKAGAHTLTTDSEEKNAPMQLINRSLGYIPGKGHYRILKKLRK from the coding sequence ATGTCCTTAAGTAAATCTAGTGAAATAAAACTTCGAGATATGAAGGTTCCAGAGGATTATGAACAGCTCACAAGTCTTCTTAATATGATTGATCCGGGCTCCACTACTGCTCAATCTATTGAAGAGGAAGATCGGCAAATTCCAACGGTATCTAATCTTAAAATGAACGAAGATGGTCTGTTGGCTGGTTTTGGCAGGACACGGGTAGTTGCTGAGGATGACAAGGGGCAGATTATTGGTTATGGCGCTTCGTTTCGTGCTCCCTGGGTTGAACCTGGAAATCTAGGAAGCGTCTTCTGTGTTCACCCTGACTTTCGAAGGAAGGGGATAGGCGGAAAGATCCTTGCCCATCTTGAAAATTGGGCGAATGAGCATCATGCTTCTGTATTGTCCTCTATCGTAATGGATTGGATTGATGATTCGCTTCCATTCGTTCAAAACCGCGGCTTTGTAGTGGACGCACATATTTTTGATTTGGAATTGGACCTCAATCAATTTAACAATGCTAAATACGGCGATACCGTTGAACAAGTTATCCAGTCAGGCATTCAGTTGACGACATTAGCAGACTTAACGCGAGTGGAAACAGAAACCGAATTATATGAATTATGCGTGGAAACTGCCAAAGATAATCCTGGCCAATACTCGAGCCTTCCTCCTTTTGAGCAATGGAGAAAAGAATTCCTTCCAGAAGCCAATTCGCGAAAGGAATGGGTTTTCCTTGCCATTGATGGAGATCGTCTTATTGGTGTATCTCAACTATTCAGTACGGAAGATGAAGGGGTGCTGTATACAAACTATACAGGTATCTTAAAAGAGTATCGTGGTCGGGGAATCGCAAAGGCATTGAAATTGCGATCCATAGAGGCAGCCATGAAAGCAGGGGCCCATACGCTGACAACCGATTCGGAGGAAAAGAACGCACCAATGCAGCTTATTAATAGAAGCCTCGGATATATCCCTGGAAAAGGGCATTATCGGATTTTGAAAAAATTACGGAAGTGA
- a CDS encoding AraC family transcriptional regulator, translated as MDMLESMNEAMRYIEENLAEEIDFKEVARRAYCSEYHFKRMFSFLGGVSLTEYIRRRRLTLAAFELKDRDVKVIDVAMKYGYTSPDSFTRAFHNLHGITPSEARMPGHSLKAYPSMTFQLTIKGGSEMNYRIVEKDAFRIVGIMKRVPLVYHGVNPEIAEMWQSLNMEKIQEMKELSNTEPLGLVSASVNFSEGRMEEKGELDHYIGAATTKDCPPYLASLEVVPTTWAVFEAIGPFPETLQNVWGRIYSEWFPSAAYEQAEGPEILWNEHKDVSSPTFKSEIWIPVKRK; from the coding sequence ATGGATATGCTGGAGAGTATGAATGAGGCCATGAGATATATTGAGGAGAATCTGGCGGAAGAGATCGATTTTAAGGAAGTGGCCAGGCGGGCCTATTGTTCGGAATATCATTTTAAAAGGATGTTCTCTTTTCTCGGGGGTGTTTCGCTTACTGAATACATTAGGCGGAGGCGGCTTACGCTGGCAGCATTCGAGCTGAAGGATCGCGATGTCAAGGTAATCGATGTGGCGATGAAGTATGGGTATACTTCGCCAGATTCTTTTACAAGGGCGTTCCACAACTTGCATGGAATCACTCCATCAGAAGCAAGGATGCCAGGTCATTCTTTAAAAGCCTATCCGTCTATGACCTTCCAATTAACAATAAAGGGAGGTTCTGAAATGAATTACAGAATTGTCGAGAAAGATGCATTTCGCATTGTTGGAATCATGAAAAGAGTGCCGCTGGTCTACCACGGTGTGAATCCGGAAATTGCTGAAATGTGGCAAAGCTTGAATATGGAAAAAATTCAGGAGATGAAGGAACTGTCGAATACGGAACCGCTGGGATTGGTGAGCGCATCGGTGAATTTTTCCGAAGGACGAATGGAGGAGAAAGGGGAACTGGATCATTATATTGGTGCCGCTACAACGAAAGATTGCCCGCCATATCTTGCTTCCCTGGAAGTTGTACCGACGACATGGGCGGTTTTCGAAGCAATCGGCCCGTTCCCAGAGACCCTTCAAAATGTGTGGGGCCGAATCTATTCAGAGTGGTTTCCATCTGCAGCCTACGAACAGGCAGAAGGACCCGAAATCCTCTGGAATGAACATAAAGATGTATCTTCGCCTACATTCAAGAGTGAAATCTGGATTCCGGTGAAAAGAAAGTAA
- a CDS encoding DUF4179 domain-containing protein has protein sequence MVPAMESITIVTLREKGIDSVVDWFEQRQQSFYALGWFYLRNQQQMEELFYRSIVKVHKELPRYKQDSSFELWVASIFIDICQELSADDGMLASSAESPLHQDLFHALDPLPKEEKEAMILTYGTGYSRAEAAHILRVSADKMKELLFSGTQSVRRQLYGTNTFNGCKEYQQNYIDYLEKTMERPEKIEFEIHLYECAECQEDLAAFQDVTLMLHHAEWMSDLPVPDNFIAKVKERLAEKEKQKKLRSKKRKNVALVFVSIFAFVLGIGFFTGAFANVYYAWTEEDEQLRTFLQEGLGQSVNLEAESDGVKIRIKGVVADDYQTLVFYEIEDTNEDKQYVMNFEDGLSIENEREIMKQDTYPRYQFPDLKAEMNKKEKNVYHGKVGLRPLEEESGVIKMNIERIQELALDEQEARMGFGYRSNGFKTGEWEFEVPVTKQPSIEYELNEQAEIEGIPIRLDKLIMAPTATLLEYGIPMDGQEKRIDRIQFDDLEVNNVKVKADQFGGGYNYLQPEPNWQILQMYYDPFYGEEPEDVTVQFHSAYFSFEDHKSIELDVNQPYPQTFEYAGSTISIDKVEVGQPTTVVISNHEIENRKFETLHFNVVGEDENESISIGMETEGVIVDKNGVQYDMNSPTLDYEKIEQPRHFVTDHILMLDGNKVIPKRLNLYGYSSMKYLDDQVKISLD, from the coding sequence ATGGTCCCAGCGATGGAATCCATTACGATCGTAACTTTACGGGAAAAAGGGATCGATTCTGTCGTGGATTGGTTCGAGCAGCGTCAGCAATCCTTTTATGCGTTAGGCTGGTTTTACCTTCGTAATCAACAGCAAATGGAGGAGTTATTTTACCGGTCGATCGTTAAGGTGCATAAGGAATTGCCTCGATATAAACAGGATTCTTCTTTCGAATTATGGGTTGCTTCGATTTTCATTGATATTTGCCAGGAGCTTTCGGCTGATGATGGCATGCTGGCATCATCAGCCGAAAGTCCATTACATCAGGATTTATTTCATGCACTTGATCCGCTTCCAAAAGAGGAAAAAGAAGCAATGATCCTGACGTATGGCACAGGGTATTCCCGGGCGGAAGCTGCGCATATTTTACGAGTTTCAGCGGATAAAATGAAAGAGCTGTTGTTCTCGGGAACTCAGTCGGTCAGAAGACAATTGTACGGAACCAATACCTTCAACGGATGTAAGGAATATCAGCAAAACTACATTGATTATCTTGAAAAAACGATGGAGCGACCGGAGAAGATAGAGTTTGAGATTCATCTTTACGAGTGCGCAGAATGCCAGGAGGATTTGGCTGCCTTTCAGGATGTTACCTTGATGTTGCATCATGCTGAGTGGATGAGTGACTTGCCTGTGCCGGACAATTTTATCGCTAAAGTCAAAGAGCGGCTGGCAGAAAAGGAGAAGCAAAAGAAGCTGAGGAGCAAGAAGCGTAAGAATGTTGCACTTGTTTTTGTAAGTATATTTGCATTCGTGCTCGGGATCGGTTTCTTTACTGGTGCTTTTGCTAACGTCTATTATGCTTGGACCGAAGAAGATGAGCAATTGCGTACCTTCCTGCAGGAGGGCCTTGGCCAAAGTGTGAACCTGGAAGCGGAAAGCGATGGCGTGAAAATCAGAATTAAAGGCGTCGTTGCTGATGATTATCAGACACTCGTTTTTTACGAAATTGAAGATACAAATGAGGATAAACAATATGTAATGAATTTCGAAGATGGGCTTTCCATAGAAAATGAGAGGGAAATCATGAAGCAGGATACCTATCCGCGATATCAATTTCCAGATCTTAAAGCTGAGATGAATAAGAAGGAAAAGAATGTTTATCACGGAAAGGTGGGACTGCGGCCTCTTGAGGAAGAAAGTGGCGTTATCAAAATGAATATTGAAAGAATTCAAGAGTTGGCTCTCGACGAACAAGAGGCAAGGATGGGCTTTGGTTATAGGAGCAATGGATTTAAGACAGGTGAGTGGGAATTCGAGGTCCCGGTTACTAAGCAGCCTTCTATTGAATATGAACTGAATGAGCAAGCAGAAATCGAAGGAATCCCGATTCGCCTCGATAAATTGATCATGGCCCCGACAGCCACGCTTTTGGAATATGGTATTCCGATGGATGGACAAGAAAAAAGGATTGATAGGATTCAATTTGACGATTTAGAAGTGAACAATGTAAAAGTGAAAGCAGACCAGTTTGGCGGTGGGTATAACTATTTGCAGCCTGAACCAAATTGGCAGATCCTCCAGATGTATTATGACCCGTTTTATGGAGAAGAACCGGAAGACGTTACCGTTCAATTTCATTCTGCCTATTTTTCATTCGAAGACCATAAAAGTATCGAATTGGATGTGAATCAGCCTTATCCTCAGACGTTTGAATATGCAGGAAGTACCATCAGCATCGATAAAGTTGAAGTTGGCCAACCCACCACCGTTGTCATCAGCAATCATGAAATTGAAAACAGGAAATTTGAAACACTTCACTTTAATGTTGTAGGTGAAGATGAAAATGAATCGATTTCAATCGGGATGGAAACGGAGGGAGTGATCGTGGATAAGAATGGTGTTCAATACGATATGAATTCACCGACACTCGATTATGAAAAAATTGAACAGCCCCGCCATTTCGTTACCGACCACATCTTAATGTTAGATGGGAACAAAGTCATCCCTAAAAGGCTCAATCTTTACGGGTATAGCTCGATGAAATATTTGGATGATCAGGTGAAGATTTCGCTGGATTGA